Proteins encoded together in one Acidobacteriota bacterium window:
- a CDS encoding Gfo/Idh/MocA family oxidoreductase, producing MPEIPKVGWGIIGAGDIAHRVMAPAMRECPHSELAAVTRTTLQGAREFARLHGARRGYDKLEDLLADSEVEAVYVATPVARHLPDTLAAASAGRHVLCEKPLALNVAEGEAMEEACRRAAITFMTCYYQRFNARHRKLKELLEADAIGQVTSARVNFSGRSLANPEAWRQDPALSGGGPYMDNASHAIDLLRFFLGEVIEVAAFTDVLSGDYAVEDTASSLLRMANGAQAVVTAHWSSGDPDEDRNSMIEIVGTEGILQSSPLHEKFSRGRLLLSTRQGEERFEFEESTHVQVLTEFAEALAEDRDPAITIQDGVAAQRVVEAVYASSRSGRAIQLK from the coding sequence ATGCCGGAGATCCCCAAAGTCGGGTGGGGCATCATAGGCGCCGGAGATATCGCGCACCGGGTGATGGCGCCGGCCATGCGGGAATGTCCCCACAGCGAGCTGGCGGCGGTGACCCGGACGACCCTCCAGGGAGCCCGGGAATTCGCCCGCCTGCACGGCGCCAGGCGCGGCTACGACAAGCTGGAGGATCTGCTGGCCGATTCCGAAGTCGAGGCCGTCTACGTGGCGACTCCCGTGGCCCGTCATCTGCCGGATACGCTGGCCGCCGCCTCCGCGGGACGCCACGTCCTGTGCGAGAAGCCGCTGGCGCTGAACGTTGCCGAAGGCGAGGCAATGGAGGAAGCCTGCCGGCGGGCGGCGATCACCTTCATGACCTGCTACTACCAGCGCTTCAACGCCAGGCATCGCAAGCTGAAGGAGCTCCTGGAAGCGGACGCCATCGGGCAGGTCACCTCGGCGCGTGTCAATTTCTCAGGCCGGAGCCTGGCCAACCCGGAGGCGTGGCGCCAGGACCCGGCGTTGAGCGGAGGCGGTCCCTACATGGACAATGCGTCTCACGCCATCGACCTGCTGCGCTTCTTCCTGGGCGAAGTGATCGAGGTCGCCGCCTTCACCGACGTGCTGTCGGGCGACTATGCCGTGGAAGATACGGCCAGTTCCCTGCTGCGCATGGCGAACGGCGCCCAGGCCGTCGTCACCGCCCACTGGAGCAGTGGGGACCCGGACGAGGACCGCAACTCCATGATCGAGATCGTGGGAACGGAGGGCATCCTCCAGTCCTCGCCGCTGCATGAGAAGTTTTCCCGGGGACGATTGTTGTTGTCCACCCGTCAGGGTGAGGAGAGGTTCGAGTTCGAAGAGAGCACCCACGTTCAGGTTCTAACCGAGTTCGCGGAGGCCCTGGCCGAAGACCGCGATCCGGCCATCACCATCCAGGACGGAGTGGCCGCCCAGCGGGTCGTGGAGGCGGTCTATGCCTCGTCCCGGAGCGGCCGGGCCATCCAACTGAAATAG
- a CDS encoding Gfo/Idh/MocA family oxidoreductase: MSEDIRVGIITKHRGPHLSHYMRSFATCRGVKQVAIADSTGRHFKDAGEILKERYPELKTYRNYRRMLSAEKPQLVLVTTEAHMAPKRIQAALESGAHVVCEKPSCVRIEDFRKLADLATSRNLCLMLAMANRFTPPVQKARELVQSGKLGKLFSADVYMVADQTRLTRPRTQNSWVSKKALSGGGHLIWLGIHWLDLVQYITEDRVHKVAGFTSNVGGQPVDIEDAAVLSLLYRSGMVGTMHSGYYLDRGYHSHIAIWGEKGWLRFDLTAQQPLEWYLTLEGMPQGIQTFSYSRGTNFYLGIIQAAVDCAQGSGDSGKSAEESLSVLRTIFGLYRAAETGRTQTLES; the protein is encoded by the coding sequence ATGTCCGAAGACATCCGCGTCGGCATCATCACCAAGCACAGGGGACCCCACCTGAGCCACTACATGAGGTCGTTCGCCACCTGCCGGGGAGTGAAGCAGGTGGCCATCGCCGACTCCACCGGACGCCATTTCAAAGACGCCGGGGAGATCCTCAAGGAGCGCTATCCGGAGCTCAAGACCTACCGGAACTACCGGAGAATGCTCTCCGCCGAGAAGCCGCAACTGGTGTTGGTGACCACGGAGGCGCACATGGCGCCCAAGCGGATCCAGGCCGCCCTGGAGTCCGGCGCCCACGTGGTGTGCGAGAAGCCATCCTGTGTCCGAATCGAGGACTTCCGGAAGTTGGCGGATCTGGCGACGTCCAGGAACCTGTGCCTGATGCTGGCCATGGCCAATCGGTTCACTCCTCCGGTCCAGAAGGCTCGGGAACTGGTTCAGTCCGGAAAGCTGGGAAAGCTCTTCAGCGCCGATGTCTACATGGTGGCGGACCAGACCCGTTTGACCCGGCCCAGGACGCAAAATTCCTGGGTCTCCAAGAAGGCCCTTTCCGGCGGGGGACACCTGATCTGGCTGGGAATCCACTGGCTCGACCTGGTCCAGTACATCACCGAAGATCGAGTGCACAAGGTGGCGGGCTTCACCAGCAACGTTGGGGGCCAGCCGGTGGATATCGAGGATGCCGCCGTGCTCAGCCTCCTCTACAGAAGCGGCATGGTGGGCACCATGCACTCGGGTTACTACCTGGACCGCGGATACCACAGTCACATCGCCATCTGGGGCGAGAAGGGCTGGCTCCGGTTCGACCTGACGGCGCAGCAGCCGCTGGAATGGTACTTGACCCTCGAGGGGATGCCTCAGGGGATCCAGACCTTCTCGTACAGCCGGGGGACGAACTTTTATCTGGGGATCATCCAGGCCGCGGTGGACTGTGCCCAGGGCTCGGGAGACTCGGGAAAGAGCGCCGAAGAGAGTCTGAGCGTGCTCAGGACCATCTTCGGCCTCTACCGGGCGGCGGAGACGGGACGGACGCAAACTCTCGAGTCGTAG
- a CDS encoding tetratricopeptide repeat protein, with translation MALRSFLRRRLPAIALLVLSGLVPSTLQAASKKTAREGPYELRGRIVLPDGGSFRGSAPVVILEAVRFPLRRRALAGWNGRFRIKKLPQSSYKMAILVPGMGEMKRTVDVGPTFADKKGRIEATFVFEPTALAEPMATVTATRLSVDSKAVKAYRKALKKLEKGESAEAVKELEKAVAIDSRYAEAWNRLGTIAYVSRDFPRAEHCFRQALKHSPESYPPVVNLGAVLLELNQTNKALGMNLRAVRMKEKDPLAHAQLGTTYYQLGRHEKAVEHLNRAKQLAPRHHSGPQLILADIYWYRKDYAATAGELAEFLHYHPDWPDAARLNGLLQRARALAARPVQPHAGEKREAEGGESRR, from the coding sequence TTGGCGCTACGATCATTTCTACGGCGCAGACTCCCAGCCATCGCATTGCTGGTTCTCTCCGGTCTGGTCCCTTCAACGTTACAGGCTGCATCCAAGAAGACCGCTCGCGAGGGTCCGTACGAGCTCCGGGGCCGGATCGTGCTGCCGGACGGAGGATCTTTCCGTGGAAGCGCCCCCGTTGTGATCCTGGAGGCGGTGCGGTTCCCATTACGGCGAAGGGCCCTCGCCGGCTGGAATGGTCGGTTCCGGATCAAGAAGCTCCCCCAGTCCTCCTACAAGATGGCGATCCTGGTTCCGGGGATGGGCGAGATGAAGCGTACCGTGGACGTCGGGCCCACCTTTGCCGACAAAAAAGGACGAATCGAGGCCACTTTCGTGTTCGAACCTACCGCATTGGCCGAGCCCATGGCCACGGTCACGGCGACGCGTTTGTCGGTGGACTCGAAGGCCGTGAAGGCGTACCGGAAGGCGTTGAAGAAACTGGAGAAAGGAGAGTCGGCCGAAGCGGTCAAGGAATTGGAGAAGGCGGTCGCGATCGATTCCAGATACGCGGAGGCCTGGAACCGCCTGGGGACCATCGCTTACGTCTCCCGGGATTTCCCCCGGGCCGAGCATTGTTTCCGCCAGGCCCTCAAACACTCTCCAGAGTCCTATCCGCCCGTGGTCAATCTGGGCGCGGTCCTGCTGGAGTTGAACCAGACGAACAAGGCGCTGGGCATGAACCTTCGGGCCGTCCGGATGAAGGAAAAGGACCCACTGGCCCACGCTCAGTTGGGAACGACCTATTATCAACTGGGGCGTCACGAAAAGGCGGTCGAACACCTCAATCGGGCGAAGCAGCTCGCCCCCCGGCACCATTCCGGACCCCAGTTGATCCTGGCCGACATCTATTGGTATCGGAAGGACTATGCGGCGACCGCTGGAGAGCTGGCCGAGTTTCTCCACTATCATCCGGATTGGCCGGATGCGGCCCGGTTGAACGGCCTGCTGCAGCGGGCCAGGGCTCTTGCCGCCAGACCGGTGCAACCTCATGCCGGCGAAAAACGGGAGGCCGAAGGAGGCGAATCGAGACGATGA
- a CDS encoding Gfo/Idh/MocA family oxidoreductase — translation MTGITMLGTGLIGGFYTEALQRRGREQVLTVYSRRLERAREFARRWGIPRWTADLEEAVGDSQTQVVVVGLPNDLHLKAVELAARAGKAVLCTKPLARTGAEARRILETVEAAGVFAGYLEDLVYTPKTLKAVETVRSGALGRILWVRSREAHSGPHSAWFWDHSRTGGGAIVDLGCHCIEIIRSFVGKEVYPREVLCWADTLVHPVESEDNSVTLIRFDGGALGQFEVSWTFRGGMDLRDEVSGTEGTIWLNHFLRTGFEVYSSKGGAGYVAEKAEAEAGWTFPVGDEVEQLGFGRMFDDMFRSMEAGRSPRETFYDGYVVNAVIDACYRSAESKRWEPVDPDPWRGIREAPAGGAVAETLGGSLVVKRERMPDGRLKLILKDPESGRITERWEET, via the coding sequence ATGACCGGCATCACCATGCTGGGGACCGGCCTCATCGGCGGGTTCTATACGGAGGCGCTGCAACGCAGGGGCCGGGAACAGGTTCTGACGGTCTATTCCCGGCGGCTGGAGCGGGCCCGGGAATTCGCGCGCCGGTGGGGCATTCCCCGTTGGACGGCGGACCTGGAGGAAGCCGTGGGAGATTCCCAAACCCAGGTCGTGGTGGTTGGGCTTCCCAATGACCTGCACCTGAAAGCGGTGGAGCTGGCCGCCCGCGCGGGCAAGGCGGTCCTGTGCACCAAGCCACTGGCCCGGACTGGTGCCGAAGCCCGGCGCATACTGGAGACGGTGGAGGCGGCGGGCGTGTTTGCCGGGTATCTGGAAGACCTGGTCTACACCCCCAAGACGTTGAAGGCCGTGGAAACGGTGCGGTCGGGCGCCCTGGGCCGGATTCTCTGGGTCCGTTCCCGGGAGGCCCACTCGGGGCCCCACAGCGCCTGGTTCTGGGACCATTCCCGGACCGGCGGGGGCGCCATCGTCGACCTGGGCTGCCACTGCATCGAGATCATCCGCAGTTTCGTGGGCAAGGAGGTCTACCCCAGGGAGGTCTTGTGTTGGGCCGATACCCTGGTCCATCCGGTGGAGAGCGAGGACAACTCGGTGACGCTCATCCGTTTCGACGGCGGGGCGCTGGGTCAGTTCGAGGTGAGCTGGACCTTTCGCGGGGGCATGGACCTGAGAGACGAAGTCTCGGGAACCGAGGGCACCATCTGGCTCAACCACTTCCTCAGGACCGGGTTCGAGGTCTACTCCTCGAAGGGAGGGGCCGGCTACGTGGCGGAGAAGGCGGAGGCCGAGGCCGGGTGGACATTTCCCGTGGGCGATGAGGTGGAGCAACTGGGATTCGGCCGCATGTTCGATGACATGTTCCGGTCCATGGAGGCTGGACGCTCCCCGCGGGAGACCTTCTATGACGGCTACGTGGTCAATGCAGTCATCGACGCCTGCTATCGCTCCGCCGAGTCCAAACGGTGGGAGCCCGTTGATCCGGATCCCTGGCGTGGAATTCGCGAGGCGCCGGCCGGCGGCGCGGTGGCCGAGACGCTGGGAGGGAGTCTCGTTGTAAAGCGGGAGCGAATGCCGGATGGACGCCTGAAGCTCATCTTGAAGGATCCCGAGTCGGGCCGGATCACGGAACGCTGGGAAGAGACTTGA
- a CDS encoding SDR family NAD(P)-dependent oxidoreductase, with the protein MGELKGKVAIITGAGRLRSIGFETAMALARLGADIAVTGTGRDPETFPPDERRLGWRDVESTAERVRGLGRKALPVVTDVTRVADVDRMVARTLEEFGRVDILINNAAMPIGPDRVPTGELDPDVFQRVLDVKVRGTYLCARAVIPSLIRQGDGGKIVNVASSAGKRGAAEALAYCAANFAQVGMTQSLAQELGPHRVNVNCICPAAVDTSRMDRFGRGEEWEKMGESHPIGRTGTREEVGAFIAYLCTGAASWIHGQSINIDGGMVMEH; encoded by the coding sequence ATGGGCGAATTGAAGGGCAAGGTGGCCATCATCACCGGAGCCGGCCGTCTCAGGAGCATCGGTTTCGAAACCGCCATGGCCCTGGCCCGTTTGGGGGCCGACATCGCGGTCACCGGCACCGGCCGCGACCCGGAAACCTTTCCACCCGATGAGCGGAGACTGGGGTGGCGGGATGTGGAGAGCACCGCGGAGCGGGTACGCGGACTGGGCAGAAAAGCCCTCCCCGTCGTGACGGACGTGACCCGGGTGGCAGATGTGGACAGGATGGTCGCACGCACCCTGGAGGAGTTCGGCCGGGTGGACATCCTGATCAACAACGCGGCCATGCCGATCGGCCCCGACCGCGTCCCCACCGGCGAATTGGACCCGGACGTCTTCCAGAGGGTGCTGGACGTCAAGGTCCGGGGCACCTACCTTTGCGCCCGGGCGGTGATCCCCTCTTTGATCCGGCAGGGGGACGGGGGGAAGATCGTGAATGTGGCCTCTTCGGCCGGCAAGCGGGGAGCCGCCGAAGCCCTGGCCTACTGCGCCGCCAATTTCGCCCAGGTCGGCATGACCCAGTCCCTGGCGCAGGAACTGGGCCCCCACCGGGTCAACGTCAACTGCATCTGCCCCGCCGCCGTGGACACGTCACGCATGGACCGGTTCGGCCGGGGAGAAGAGTGGGAAAAGATGGGAGAGTCGCACCCCATCGGACGCACCGGGACCCGGGAGGAAGTGGGGGCGTTCATCGCCTATCTCTGCACCGGGGCGGCCTCCTGGATCCATGGCCAGTCCATCAACATCGACGGTGGAATGGTCATGGAGCACTGA
- a CDS encoding TIM barrel protein gives MIPGIVSNCWQWQLEQGSGLEDLLGQALDRGYLAVELRQTCLGSFEEPDGFVPKVPALGRLADRFPEIQFDLALAFPFLGPGGVVEDPLFQTGVEGARALSGRFRPHLRLVDLETTGEMLRDREPQAAHEVARLAEPLADAGGWLSLEHARQPWTSFTRVMGEARRLLGSRSDHLRLCYDPVNLLFASDRPDPAGVVRSLDAANLSMVHLKQFHAGELQISIEAGEIDWEAQISVLARHGYKGPAHFEVRPDERIWENLDRSRVYLESLGGRFRDTRSGGEVEWEDRRM, from the coding sequence ATGATTCCCGGCATCGTGAGCAACTGCTGGCAATGGCAGTTGGAACAGGGATCCGGGCTGGAGGACCTGCTGGGCCAGGCGTTGGATCGAGGTTACCTCGCCGTTGAATTGAGGCAGACCTGCCTCGGTTCTTTCGAGGAACCGGACGGCTTTGTGCCCAAGGTGCCCGCCCTCGGACGCTTGGCGGACCGTTTCCCCGAAATCCAGTTCGATCTGGCCCTCGCGTTTCCGTTCCTGGGTCCCGGCGGAGTCGTTGAAGACCCGTTGTTCCAAACGGGAGTGGAGGGCGCGCGGGCGCTCTCGGGCCGCTTTCGTCCCCACCTGCGGCTGGTCGACCTGGAGACGACCGGCGAAATGTTGCGGGACAGGGAACCGCAGGCCGCCCATGAGGTGGCCCGGCTCGCCGAACCGCTGGCGGACGCCGGAGGCTGGCTTTCGCTGGAGCATGCCCGGCAGCCTTGGACCAGCTTCACCCGGGTGATGGGCGAGGCCCGCCGCCTGCTGGGAAGCCGTTCGGACCATCTCCGCCTCTGCTACGATCCGGTCAATCTGTTGTTCGCTTCCGACCGGCCCGATCCGGCCGGGGTCGTCCGGAGCCTGGACGCCGCCAATTTGTCGATGGTCCACCTGAAGCAGTTCCATGCAGGGGAGCTCCAGATCTCGATCGAGGCTGGAGAGATCGACTGGGAGGCTCAGATTTCGGTTTTGGCACGGCATGGATACAAGGGGCCGGCCCATTTCGAGGTCCGGCCGGACGAACGAATCTGGGAGAACCTCGACCGGAGCCGGGTCTACCTGGAATCACTCGGCGGGCGTTTCAGGGACACCCGGTCCGGAGGAGAAGTGGAATGGGAAGATCGACGAATGTGA
- a CDS encoding cyclase family protein, whose translation MGRSTNVSSGILLLCLGLFSAGVHLACGGEQEADRHRMTAADIERWMTELSNWGRWGEGDEMGAVNLITPAKRRAAAQLVREGVSVSLARNAEMAEAVDNPYPFVQEMKMTPPFASDVFSVRYHGYAHTHIDALCHLMHGGKLYNGFPESEVTEAGAGKLGILELKNGIFTRGILMDIPRLKKVPYLEPKTAIYPEDLESWERQAGVEVASGDAVFIRTGRWARRDEKGPWDVGSSSAGLHASCVKWLRQRDVALVGSDAASDVLPSRIEGAGQPVHQLLLVSMGVPIFDNCDLEALGNEAERQGRWEFLLTAAPLPVPGGTGSPLNPIATF comes from the coding sequence ATGGGAAGATCGACGAATGTGAGTTCAGGAATCCTTCTGTTGTGCCTTGGCCTTTTTTCCGCCGGAGTGCATCTGGCCTGCGGGGGCGAGCAGGAGGCGGACCGCCATCGAATGACGGCCGCGGACATCGAGCGCTGGATGACGGAACTCTCGAACTGGGGCCGGTGGGGCGAGGGGGACGAGATGGGTGCGGTGAACCTGATCACCCCCGCCAAACGGCGGGCAGCGGCCCAATTGGTCCGGGAAGGGGTCTCCGTGTCGCTGGCCCGGAACGCGGAGATGGCCGAGGCCGTCGACAACCCCTATCCCTTCGTGCAAGAGATGAAGATGACGCCTCCTTTTGCCAGCGACGTCTTCTCCGTCCGCTATCACGGATACGCTCACACCCACATCGATGCTCTCTGTCACCTGATGCATGGGGGAAAGCTCTACAACGGCTTTCCGGAGTCGGAAGTGACCGAGGCGGGGGCCGGCAAGCTGGGGATCCTGGAGCTGAAGAACGGCATCTTCACCCGTGGAATTCTGATGGACATTCCGAGGCTCAAGAAGGTGCCCTATCTGGAACCGAAAACGGCCATCTATCCCGAGGATCTGGAGTCCTGGGAACGGCAGGCCGGGGTTGAAGTGGCCAGTGGCGACGCGGTCTTCATCCGGACCGGCCGCTGGGCTCGGCGCGACGAGAAGGGGCCCTGGGACGTGGGGAGCAGCTCCGCGGGGCTTCACGCGTCCTGCGTCAAGTGGTTGCGGCAGCGGGACGTCGCCCTGGTGGGCAGCGACGCCGCGTCGGACGTCCTCCCGTCGCGGATCGAGGGCGCTGGCCAGCCGGTCCATCAGTTGCTGCTCGTTTCCATGGGAGTCCCCATCTTCGACAATTGCGACCTTGAGGCGCTGGGGAACGAGGCCGAGAGACAGGGGCGCTGGGAGTTTCTGCTGACGGCGGCTCCGCTTCCGGTTCCGGGAGGGACCGGCTCTCCGTTGAATCCCATCGCGACATTCTAG
- a CDS encoding Gfo/Idh/MocA family oxidoreductase, whose amino-acid sequence MQRVRVGLIGAGWVAVNRHLPALQKIPDVDLKLIWSRDPEKAREVAGRFGVRATVSRWRDVIHSAEVDAVIIATPPVLHLPATVEALNAGKHVLCQARMARNLDEAQKMLEAARSSRLVTALYPPLPGLKGDRAMIRLLHEEEYVGTIREVRITGMSVDTDPNSYRSYRWDPQVSGINTMTLGMWNEVANRWLGPTVQVAALAQSHRHGGSADMGVPDSVAVAARLECGATATYHFSNWAAGSPGSRIEIYGDRGALVYQLFAEEIRGLTGTGTEFKTIPVPSEEQRVQDTDSQFIRAILQRTPVAPSFQEGLLYMQFLEAVALSLKTGRSVSLPPEPRMETWDRFLT is encoded by the coding sequence ATGCAGAGAGTGAGAGTGGGCTTGATTGGAGCCGGCTGGGTGGCGGTGAATCGGCACCTGCCTGCGCTTCAGAAGATCCCGGACGTGGACCTGAAGCTGATCTGGTCCCGCGATCCCGAAAAGGCCCGGGAGGTGGCCGGCCGGTTCGGCGTCCGCGCCACCGTCTCCCGGTGGCGGGATGTGATCCACTCGGCCGAGGTGGATGCGGTCATCATCGCCACGCCGCCGGTGCTGCACCTGCCGGCCACCGTCGAGGCCCTGAACGCCGGGAAGCATGTCCTCTGCCAGGCCCGAATGGCCCGGAATCTGGATGAGGCGCAGAAAATGTTGGAGGCGGCGCGGTCCTCACGCCTGGTGACGGCCCTGTACCCGCCGCTGCCCGGTCTCAAGGGCGACCGGGCCATGATCCGTCTCCTCCACGAAGAGGAATACGTGGGGACCATCCGCGAGGTCCGGATTACCGGGATGAGCGTGGACACCGATCCCAACAGTTACCGGAGCTACCGTTGGGACCCGCAGGTCTCGGGAATCAACACCATGACTCTGGGAATGTGGAACGAGGTGGCCAATCGGTGGTTGGGGCCCACGGTCCAGGTGGCGGCGCTGGCTCAGTCGCACCGCCATGGGGGTTCCGCCGATATGGGAGTGCCCGACTCCGTGGCGGTGGCGGCCCGGCTCGAGTGCGGCGCCACCGCCACTTACCACTTCTCCAATTGGGCCGCCGGATCGCCCGGAAGCCGGATCGAGATCTACGGGGACCGGGGCGCTCTCGTCTACCAGCTTTTTGCGGAGGAGATTCGGGGGCTCACGGGAACCGGCACGGAGTTCAAGACGATTCCCGTCCCCAGTGAGGAACAGCGGGTGCAGGACACCGACTCCCAGTTCATCCGCGCCATCCTGCAAAGGACGCCGGTGGCGCCGTCTTTCCAGGAAGGACTGCTCTACATGCAGTTCCTGGAAGCCGTTGCCCTTTCGTTGAAGACGGGCCGGTCGGTCTCGCTGCCGCCCGAACCGCGAATGGAAACCTGGGACCGGTTCCTGACCTGA
- a CDS encoding 3-hydroxybutyrate dehydrogenase — translation MNDSTVNLEGRVALVTGAGNGIGREVAFTLASAGAAVCCVDLERDAVESVAASIRQQGGRALALIADVAAEDDVERVHEDCTSALGTVQILVNNAGVQYLSPVEEFPIPEWDRLNGILLRGPFLYIRRFVPGMASQGWGRIVNLTSIHAVVASPYKTAYVSAKHGLLGLTRTVALEVATRGITVNAVSPGYTRTRLVENQIEKQAELHGLSRQQVLEKVMFGPIPQKELVEPEELAQAILFLCSESARHITGNNLMVDAGWTVA, via the coding sequence ATGAATGACTCGACGGTGAATTTGGAGGGACGAGTTGCTCTGGTGACCGGCGCGGGCAACGGCATCGGACGCGAGGTGGCGTTCACCCTGGCTTCGGCAGGCGCCGCCGTCTGCTGCGTGGACCTGGAGCGAGACGCCGTGGAATCCGTGGCGGCTTCCATCCGGCAGCAGGGCGGCAGGGCGCTGGCACTGATCGCGGACGTGGCCGCGGAAGACGATGTGGAACGGGTCCACGAAGACTGCACAAGTGCGCTGGGGACGGTTCAGATTCTGGTCAACAACGCCGGCGTGCAATACCTCAGTCCGGTGGAGGAGTTCCCCATTCCGGAGTGGGACCGGCTCAACGGCATCCTGCTGCGGGGACCCTTTCTCTACATCCGGCGCTTCGTACCCGGGATGGCGTCCCAGGGGTGGGGACGGATCGTCAACCTCACCTCCATTCACGCCGTGGTGGCCTCGCCCTACAAAACGGCCTACGTGAGCGCCAAGCACGGCCTGCTGGGACTCACCCGCACCGTGGCCCTGGAAGTGGCCACCCGGGGCATCACGGTCAATGCCGTCTCACCCGGTTATACGAGGACGCGCCTGGTGGAGAACCAGATCGAGAAGCAGGCCGAGCTTCACGGGCTCTCGCGGCAACAGGTTCTGGAGAAGGTCATGTTCGGGCCCATCCCCCAAAAGGAGCTGGTGGAACCGGAAGAGCTGGCCCAGGCCATTCTTTTTCTCTGCTCCGAATCGGCTCGCCACATCACCGGGAACAACCTGATGGTGGACGCGGGCTGGACCGTGGCCTGA
- a CDS encoding tetratricopeptide repeat protein, with translation MSAPSRLERLRQLAAQGSGDPFPLYGLAMEYKRLGRIEEAVRAFGRLLELHPRYVPAYYQFGTALVLSGGIEQARETLARGIRIAETQGNQHAREELVRALEELEQEETGP, from the coding sequence ATGTCTGCTCCATCCCGGTTGGAAAGGCTCCGGCAATTGGCGGCGCAGGGCTCCGGCGATCCATTCCCGCTCTATGGGCTGGCCATGGAGTACAAGCGGCTGGGCAGGATCGAGGAAGCCGTCCGGGCTTTCGGCCGGTTGTTGGAGCTCCACCCTCGGTACGTCCCGGCCTACTACCAGTTCGGAACGGCTCTCGTCCTGTCGGGAGGAATCGAGCAGGCTCGGGAGACCCTCGCGCGGGGCATCCGGATCGCCGAAACCCAGGGAAACCAGCATGCGCGGGAAGAACTGGTCCGGGCGCTGGAGGAACTGGAGCAAGAGGAAACCGGACCATGA
- a CDS encoding NAD(+)/NADH kinase: MRVGVVSKPHRTEFARNLEQILLWLRRRGCETLVEESVLENFQLSGYPGVSREEMPSRVDAIIVFGGDGTILSVARAIGDNTAPILAVNLGSLGFLTEVTLDELYEALERLLKGQHRIDERRLLDATLKRGNGSGASFHALNDVVITKGALARIIQLDAYIGEDFMATFLADGLIIATPTGSTAYSLAAGGPIVLPSLACTVVTPICPHTLTNRPLVFPPESEIRIILTSGEDVMLTVDGQQGVELAEGDQIVCTCSRRRIELIKPHNKSFFDVLREKLKWAQR; encoded by the coding sequence TTGAGAGTAGGGGTCGTTTCCAAACCGCACCGCACCGAGTTCGCCCGCAACCTGGAGCAGATCCTGCTTTGGCTGCGGCGGCGAGGGTGCGAGACGCTGGTGGAGGAGAGTGTCCTGGAGAACTTCCAACTCTCGGGATACCCGGGTGTCAGCCGGGAAGAGATGCCATCGCGGGTCGACGCCATCATCGTCTTCGGAGGCGACGGCACCATCCTCTCGGTGGCCCGCGCCATCGGCGACAACACCGCGCCCATCCTGGCAGTGAACCTGGGTTCCCTGGGATTCCTCACCGAGGTCACTCTCGACGAGCTCTATGAAGCTCTGGAAAGGCTGCTGAAGGGCCAACACCGGATCGACGAGAGACGGCTTCTCGACGCCACCCTGAAGCGGGGCAACGGGTCCGGCGCCAGCTTTCACGCGCTGAACGACGTGGTCATCACCAAGGGCGCCCTGGCCCGAATCATCCAGCTCGATGCCTACATCGGCGAGGACTTCATGGCCACGTTTCTGGCCGACGGCCTCATCATCGCCACTCCGACCGGATCCACCGCGTATTCCCTCGCCGCCGGAGGCCCCATCGTGCTGCCTTCCCTGGCCTGCACCGTGGTGACTCCCATCTGTCCCCACACCCTGACCAACCGCCCCCTGGTCTTTCCTCCGGAGAGCGAGATCCGCATCATTCTGACTTCGGGCGAAGACGTCATGCTGACCGTCGATGGCCAGCAGGGAGTGGAACTCGCCGAAGGTGACCAGATCGTCTGCACCTGCTCCCGTCGTCGAATCGAATTGATCAAACCCCACAACAAGAGCTTTTTCGACGTCTTGAGAGAAAAGCTCAAATGGGCGCAGAGGTAG
- a CDS encoding YHS domain-containing protein encodes MLFRILILLLLLLVVRALIARLFGAGRNASRKRARDGSSRVRATVRGRMVKDPQCGIYVATDLAVRTRRKNMDLYFCSAECRDKFLRGGRDR; translated from the coding sequence TTGTTGTTCCGGATTCTGATCCTTCTGCTTCTCCTCCTGGTGGTGCGGGCACTCATCGCGCGCCTTTTCGGAGCGGGCCGAAACGCGTCGAGAAAACGTGCCCGGGACGGTTCCAGCAGAGTCCGCGCCACGGTCCGGGGCCGGATGGTGAAGGATCCGCAATGCGGAATCTACGTCGCTACCGACTTGGCGGTCCGAACCCGCAGGAAGAACATGGACCTCTACTTCTGCTCCGCGGAATGCCGGGACAAGTTCCTTCGGGGAGGCCGGGATCGGTAG